The Niastella koreensis GR20-10 genome includes a window with the following:
- the trpC gene encoding indole-3-glycerol phosphate synthase TrpC: MNILDKIIEHKRAEVAERKKQTSVQELEQQEGFKRSILSLGQFLLDDAKTGIIAEFKRKSPSKGIINGEADVAAVTSAYARYGASGLSVLTDEQFFGGSTADLIKARINQVPILRKDFMIDEYQIVEARSMGADVILLIAACLTPAEVKRLASFAASLQLEVLLELHAEEELEHICDETKLVGINNRNLKTFEVDIERSLRMAERIPAGKIKIAESGISSVANIQLFKQNGFRGFLIGENFMKEAQPGEAFHTFIAQLETK; this comes from the coding sequence ATGAATATTCTTGACAAAATAATTGAGCACAAAAGAGCAGAGGTAGCGGAGCGGAAAAAACAAACCTCCGTACAGGAACTGGAACAACAGGAAGGGTTTAAACGTTCTATATTGTCGCTCGGGCAGTTTTTGCTCGATGACGCCAAAACCGGCATTATTGCCGAGTTTAAACGGAAGTCGCCATCTAAAGGCATTATCAATGGCGAGGCAGATGTGGCAGCAGTTACTTCCGCTTATGCCCGCTATGGCGCTTCGGGTTTATCCGTACTCACCGATGAACAATTTTTTGGCGGCAGTACTGCCGACCTGATAAAAGCAAGAATTAACCAGGTGCCTATTCTGCGTAAGGATTTCATGATCGATGAATACCAGATTGTGGAAGCCAGGTCCATGGGGGCCGATGTGATCCTGTTAATTGCAGCCTGCCTGACACCGGCTGAAGTTAAACGGTTGGCATCTTTTGCGGCTTCTTTACAGTTGGAAGTATTGCTGGAGTTACATGCCGAAGAAGAGCTGGAACATATTTGTGACGAGACGAAACTGGTAGGCATCAACAACCGCAACCTGAAAACTTTTGAGGTAGACATTGAGCGGAGCCTGAGAATGGCAGAACGCATTCCGGCCGGCAAGATCAAAATTGCCGAAAGCGGGATCAGTTCTGTTGCTAACATTCAGCTCTTCAAACAAAATGGTTTTCGTGGATTCCTGATTGGAGAGAATTTTATGAAAGAAGCCCAACCCGGCGAGGCATTTCATACATTCATAGCGCAACTGGAAACTAAATAA
- a CDS encoding phosphoribosylanthranilate isomerase produces the protein MRVKVCGMTLPEQLEQLESLGVTFAGFIFYPKSPRYVFKGLTTSQIRKENNVNKVGVFVNASIEEVLHMVDECRLHMVQLHGDESPKYCEKIADYVSVVKAFRISENDNIEWMIKNYMDVCDMFMFDTMGAGYGGTGVKFNWNMLKDATIGKPFFLSGGIEPGDEDRLNEFATLPIGKGLFAVDINSKFEISPGIKDMSKVKEFVTRLNSKY, from the coding sequence ATGCGAGTAAAAGTTTGCGGTATGACACTGCCCGAACAGCTGGAACAATTAGAAAGCCTGGGCGTAACATTTGCGGGATTTATTTTTTATCCGAAAAGTCCGCGCTATGTTTTCAAAGGCCTTACCACCAGCCAGATCAGGAAAGAAAACAATGTTAACAAGGTAGGCGTATTTGTAAATGCCTCCATTGAAGAAGTGCTGCATATGGTTGATGAATGCCGCTTGCACATGGTACAGCTGCACGGCGATGAATCGCCCAAATATTGCGAAAAGATCGCTGACTACGTATCGGTGGTAAAAGCATTCCGCATTAGTGAGAACGATAATATTGAATGGATGATCAAAAATTATATGGATGTATGCGATATGTTTATGTTCGATACCATGGGCGCCGGTTACGGCGGCACGGGCGTTAAATTCAACTGGAACATGTTAAAAGACGCTACCATCGGCAAACCTTTTTTCCTTAGTGGCGGTATTGAACCAGGCGATGAAGACAGGTTGAACGAGTTTGCCACCCTGCCAATAGGCAAAGGGTTGTTTGCGGTAGATATCAATAGTAAGTTTGAGATAAGTCCGGGTATTAAAGACATGTCGAAAGTGAAGGAGTTTGTCACCAGATTGAACAGCAAGTATTAA
- a CDS encoding GNAT family N-acetyltransferase, whose amino-acid sequence MIQIRTARETDLEAILEIYNDAVLNTTAVYDYEAHTLEMRKQWFRIKEAQGFPVFVASAGGQVIGFSSIGPWRAWAAYKYSVENSIYVAASQRGKGIGKLLLQPLIKAAEELDMHTIVAGIDSTNAVSIRLHERFGFKEVGHFTQVGYKFGRWLDLTFMQLMLKTPAEPVEG is encoded by the coding sequence ATGATCCAAATACGAACGGCCAGAGAAACTGACCTGGAAGCTATCCTGGAGATTTACAACGACGCGGTGCTGAATACTACCGCGGTGTACGACTATGAAGCGCATACGCTGGAAATGCGGAAGCAGTGGTTCCGGATAAAAGAGGCGCAGGGCTTCCCGGTATTTGTAGCCTCAGCAGGCGGACAGGTAATAGGTTTTAGTTCCATTGGGCCGTGGCGTGCGTGGGCAGCGTATAAATATTCAGTGGAGAATTCGATCTATGTAGCGGCCAGTCAACGGGGTAAAGGCATTGGTAAACTGTTGCTGCAGCCATTGATAAAAGCAGCGGAGGAACTGGACATGCATACCATTGTGGCAGGCATTGACTCCACCAATGCAGTGAGTATAAGATTGCACGAGCGTTTTGGATTTAAAGAAGTAGGCCATTTTACCCAGGTGGGTTATAAGTTTGGTCGCTGGCTCGACCTCACCTTTATGCAGTTGATGCTAAAAACACCTGCAGAACCGGTAGAAGGATAA
- the trpB gene encoding tryptophan synthase subunit beta, protein MTTTTTYQQPNVQGYYGKFGGAFIPEMLHRNVEELRSKYLDIIYDPAFQKEYKALLHDYVGRPSPLYYAKRLSEQYGTQIYLKREDLCHTGSHKLNNALGQILLAERLGKKRIIAETGAGQHGVATATVCALKGVECIVYMGEKDIERQAPNVARMKMLGATVIPATSGSKTLKDATNEAIRDWINNPVDTHYIIGSVVGPHPYPDMVARFQSIISEEIRYQLKEQAGTELPSHVLACVGGGSNAAGTFYHFLEEPTVQLVAVEAAGHGVHSGLSAATTQLGKPGVLHGSKSLVMQTEDGQVVEPHSISAGLDYPGIGPLHANLYDSGRGVFLSATDEEALQAAFNLAQKEGIIPALESSHALASLEFLNPLKPKKTEAPIPAKAMFTKDSTVVVCLSGRGDKDMATYMKAMESK, encoded by the coding sequence ATGACGACAACAACAACATATCAACAACCAAATGTACAGGGGTATTATGGAAAGTTCGGTGGCGCATTCATTCCCGAAATGCTGCACCGCAATGTGGAAGAGCTGCGTTCAAAATACCTCGACATTATTTACGATCCTGCTTTCCAGAAAGAATATAAGGCTCTGTTGCACGATTATGTAGGCCGGCCTTCGCCGCTGTATTATGCCAAACGCCTGAGTGAACAATACGGTACGCAGATTTACCTGAAACGGGAAGACCTGTGTCATACCGGTTCGCATAAACTGAATAATGCCCTCGGCCAGATCTTACTGGCAGAGCGCCTGGGCAAAAAACGCATTATCGCCGAAACCGGCGCCGGCCAACACGGTGTGGCTACCGCCACTGTATGTGCGTTGAAAGGAGTGGAGTGTATTGTGTATATGGGTGAAAAAGACATCGAGCGGCAGGCGCCCAATGTGGCCCGCATGAAAATGCTGGGCGCTACGGTGATCCCTGCAACCAGCGGCAGCAAAACATTGAAAGATGCTACCAATGAAGCTATCCGCGACTGGATCAACAATCCCGTGGATACTCACTATATAATTGGCAGTGTGGTTGGACCGCACCCATATCCTGATATGGTAGCACGTTTTCAAAGTATCATCAGTGAAGAAATCCGTTACCAGTTAAAAGAACAGGCAGGTACTGAATTGCCTTCCCACGTACTGGCCTGTGTAGGCGGCGGCAGTAATGCAGCCGGTACATTTTATCATTTCCTGGAAGAGCCAACCGTACAACTGGTAGCTGTAGAAGCGGCCGGACATGGCGTACACAGCGGCTTAAGCGCTGCTACCACGCAGTTAGGTAAGCCAGGGGTATTGCATGGCAGCAAAAGCCTGGTAATGCAAACCGAAGATGGACAGGTGGTAGAACCACACAGCATTTCTGCAGGGCTTGATTACCCGGGCATTGGACCATTGCATGCCAACCTGTATGATTCAGGCCGCGGCGTGTTCTTAAGCGCTACCGATGAAGAAGCTTTACAGGCAGCCTTTAACCTGGCGCAAAAAGAAGGCATCATCCCCGCGTTGGAAAGTTCCCACGCCCTGGCCAGCCTGGAGTTTCTGAACCCGCTGAAACCTAAAAAAACAGAAGCGCCTATACCGGCAAAAGCTATGTTCACAAAAGATTCAACGGTGGTGGTTTGTTTAAGTGGAAGAGGTGATAAAGACATGGCTACTTATATGAAAGCAATGGAATCGAAATAA
- the trpA gene encoding tryptophan synthase subunit alpha, whose amino-acid sequence MSRIQELFKQKQNNVLNVYCTAGYPKLDSTVPVMKALQDSGVDMIELGMPYSDPLADGPVIQASSTQALANGMTIATLFEQLRGFRKEIYVPVILMGYMNPVLQYGFERFCQDAADMPIDGLILPDLPEYEFETEYGPIMQRYGLNFIFLVTPETSGERIRRLDSLSTGFLYAVSSSSTTGKDKDMNAVNNYLQKLQDMKLKNPVLVGFGIKDKATFQQACEHANGAIIGTAFIKALESTSDVAGVTKKFITDIKS is encoded by the coding sequence ATGAGTCGAATTCAGGAGCTATTTAAACAGAAACAGAATAACGTATTGAACGTGTACTGCACCGCAGGTTATCCAAAACTGGATAGCACGGTACCGGTAATGAAAGCATTGCAGGATAGCGGGGTAGATATGATTGAGCTGGGCATGCCTTACAGCGATCCGCTGGCCGATGGCCCGGTGATCCAGGCAAGCAGCACCCAGGCCCTTGCCAATGGTATGACCATTGCCACTTTGTTTGAACAGTTAAGAGGTTTTAGAAAAGAGATATATGTGCCGGTTATTTTAATGGGTTACATGAACCCGGTTTTACAATACGGTTTTGAACGGTTCTGCCAGGATGCAGCAGATATGCCCATCGATGGCCTCATCCTGCCTGATCTTCCGGAGTATGAATTTGAAACGGAATATGGTCCAATTATGCAGCGCTATGGATTGAACTTTATTTTCCTGGTTACACCCGAAACCTCCGGGGAGCGCATTCGCAGGCTGGATAGTTTAAGCACCGGTTTCCTGTATGCCGTGTCTTCCTCTTCTACCACGGGTAAAGACAAAGACATGAACGCCGTGAACAACTACCTGCAAAAGCTGCAGGATATGAAATTGAAGAATCCCGTACTGGTAGGCTTTGGCATAAAAGACAAAGCAACCTTTCAACAGGCCTGTGAACACGCCAATGGCGCCATTATCGGCACGGCGTTCATCAAGGCGCTGGAAAGTACCAGCGATGTAGCGGGCGTTACCAAAAAGTTTATAACTGATATTAAAAGCTGA
- the hisH gene encoding imidazole glycerol phosphate synthase subunit HisH, with protein sequence MDLVIIKYNAGNIQSVLYALERIGVNAVVTDDVEQIKSAGKVIFPGVGEASSAMRYLKEHKLDTVIKNLQQPVLGICLGMQLMCAYSEENDTTCLGIFDEHVQQFTPKNGELKVPQIGWNNIFNLKTKLFADLPENSYCYFVHGYYAALGEHTIATTDYVQPYSSALQRDNFYGVQFHPEKSAKAGELILKNFLSL encoded by the coding sequence ATGGACCTGGTAATCATAAAATATAATGCAGGGAATATACAGTCGGTATTGTATGCGCTGGAACGCATTGGCGTAAATGCCGTGGTGACCGATGATGTTGAACAGATAAAAAGCGCCGGCAAAGTGATCTTTCCCGGAGTAGGGGAGGCCAGCAGCGCCATGCGCTACCTGAAAGAACATAAGCTGGATACGGTTATCAAAAACCTGCAACAGCCTGTATTGGGTATTTGTTTGGGCATGCAACTGATGTGCGCCTACAGCGAAGAGAATGATACCACCTGCTTAGGCATCTTTGATGAGCATGTTCAGCAATTTACGCCGAAGAACGGTGAATTGAAGGTTCCGCAGATTGGCTGGAATAACATCTTTAACCTGAAAACAAAACTGTTTGCGGACTTACCCGAAAACAGTTATTGTTATTTTGTACATGGCTATTACGCAGCATTGGGTGAACACACCATTGCCACAACAGACTATGTACAACCATACAGTTCGGCCCTGCAACGGGATAATTTTTATGGTGTACAGTTTCACCCCGAGAAAAGCGCCAAAGCAGGCGAACTGATCCTGAAAAACTTTTTGAGTTTGTAA
- the hisA gene encoding 1-(5-phosphoribosyl)-5-[(5-phosphoribosylamino)methylideneamino]imidazole-4-carboxamide isomerase: MPIQPVPLNEVWAMRQAVMYPQESISFVQLEDDEKGLHWGLYDSGELVSVISVFDRNGSVQFRKFATRTNWQGKGYGTRLLQYVMDWAHQQGKQNIWCNARLTATAIYKKFGMQATGKTWQQYGLDFIKMEKQLVQTKHMQIIPAIDIIDGKCVRLTQGDYEQKKIYNENPLEVAKEFEDAGLQRLHLVDLDGAKAGAVKNWKVLEAIAGKTSLVIDFGGGIKTEKDVNIVFDSGAALATIGSLAVKNEFEFVKWLLTYGAEKFLLGADVKDEKITVGGWLETTDITIYDFLQKYIGHGVQQVFCTDVSKDGLLAGPSTALYKKIIERFPSLHFIASGGVSNVADLEALAEIGCTGAIVGKAIYENRISLDELKKF, translated from the coding sequence ATGCCAATACAACCTGTTCCCCTGAACGAAGTGTGGGCCATGCGGCAGGCCGTGATGTACCCACAGGAAAGCATCTCGTTTGTACAGCTGGAAGATGATGAAAAGGGCCTGCACTGGGGTTTGTACGACAGTGGCGAGTTGGTTTCGGTGATCTCGGTCTTTGACAGGAATGGCTCCGTACAATTCAGAAAGTTTGCTACCAGAACCAACTGGCAGGGCAAAGGGTACGGCACCAGGCTGTTACAATATGTAATGGATTGGGCGCATCAGCAGGGTAAACAAAACATCTGGTGCAATGCCCGGTTAACGGCTACCGCCATTTATAAAAAGTTCGGGATGCAGGCCACAGGAAAAACCTGGCAGCAATATGGGCTCGATTTTATTAAAATGGAAAAACAATTAGTGCAAACAAAGCATATGCAGATCATTCCGGCTATTGATATTATTGATGGGAAATGCGTGCGGCTAACGCAGGGCGATTATGAGCAAAAGAAAATTTACAATGAGAACCCGTTGGAAGTAGCGAAAGAGTTTGAAGACGCCGGTTTACAGCGCCTGCACCTGGTTGACCTGGATGGCGCTAAAGCAGGTGCGGTAAAGAACTGGAAAGTGCTGGAAGCTATTGCCGGTAAAACATCGCTGGTAATTGATTTTGGCGGCGGTATAAAAACCGAAAAGGATGTGAACATTGTATTTGATTCAGGCGCAGCGTTGGCTACCATTGGCAGTTTGGCCGTTAAGAATGAATTTGAATTTGTAAAATGGTTGTTGACCTACGGCGCTGAAAAGTTTCTGTTAGGCGCCGATGTAAAAGACGAAAAGATCACAGTGGGTGGCTGGCTCGAAACAACCGATATTACCATCTACGACTTCCTGCAGAAATACATCGGTCATGGCGTGCAACAGGTATTTTGTACCGATGTAAGCAAGGATGGGTTACTGGCAGGTCCGTCAACAGCGTTGTATAAAAAGATCATTGAGCGTTTTCCTTCCCTGCATTTTATTGCCAGTGGGGGAGTGAGTAATGTGGCTGATCTGGAAGCTTTGGCAGAGATTGGTTGTACTGGAGCGATTGTGGGTAAAGCCATTTATGAAAATAGAATATCGTTGGATGAACTTAAGAAGTTTTAA
- the hisF gene encoding imidazole glycerol phosphate synthase subunit HisF encodes MLCKRIIPCLDIKDGRTVKGTNFVNLRDAGDPVELGALYAQQGADELVFLDITATVEKRKTLRELVNRIAHHINIPFTVGGGISSVDDVSALLQNGADKISVNTAAFKNPQLINDLAKEFGSQCVVLAIDTRQEEDGEWYVYLNGGRTKTEARCFDWAKQAVDLGAGEILLTSMNHDGTKAGFALDITRTLATQLPVPVIASGGGGAMEHFVDVFEQAQADAALAASIFHFKEIAIPDLKGYLQKKQIAVRM; translated from the coding sequence ATGTTATGTAAACGAATAATCCCCTGCTTAGACATAAAAGATGGCCGTACGGTGAAGGGGACCAATTTTGTAAATCTTCGTGATGCCGGTGATCCGGTGGAGCTGGGTGCTTTATATGCACAACAGGGCGCCGATGAACTGGTGTTTTTGGATATAACAGCTACGGTTGAAAAACGGAAAACATTGCGGGAGCTGGTAAACCGCATTGCGCACCACATTAATATTCCATTTACGGTGGGCGGCGGCATCAGCAGTGTGGATGATGTAAGTGCTTTGCTGCAGAATGGCGCCGATAAGATCTCGGTGAATACCGCTGCCTTTAAAAACCCACAGTTGATAAATGACCTGGCGAAGGAATTCGGCAGCCAGTGTGTGGTATTGGCGATAGATACCCGCCAGGAAGAAGATGGCGAATGGTATGTATACCTGAATGGGGGCCGTACCAAAACCGAAGCCCGTTGTTTTGACTGGGCTAAACAGGCGGTTGACCTGGGTGCCGGAGAAATCTTACTCACCTCCATGAACCACGATGGAACCAAAGCGGGTTTTGCCTTAGATATTACCCGTACGCTGGCCACGCAACTGCCGGTACCGGTTATTGCATCTGGTGGCGGTGGCGCCATGGAGCATTTTGTGGATGTTTTTGAACAGGCTCAGGCCGATGCCGCCCTGGCCGCCAGCATATTTCACTTTAAAGAAATAGCAATTCCCGATTTAAAGGGATATTTGCAGAAAAAACAGATAGCTGTAAGAATGTAA
- the hisIE gene encoding bifunctional phosphoribosyl-AMP cyclohydrolase/phosphoribosyl-ATP diphosphatase HisIE gives MKVDFNKYSDGLVPAIIQDFTTHKVLMMGFMNEEALHKTMSEGKVTFFSRSKKRLWTKGEESGNHLLVKEILSDCDNDTLLVKAQPLGPTCHTGADTCWSERNHSDDFLYYLQDIIELRKKSEDEKSYVKQLFNKGINKIAQKVGEEAVELVIEAKDSNEALFLNEAADLMFHYLVLLNAKGYTLQQVVSILQNRHSNKK, from the coding sequence ATGAAGGTAGATTTCAATAAATACAGCGATGGCCTGGTGCCGGCTATCATCCAGGATTTTACCACCCACAAGGTGTTGATGATGGGTTTTATGAACGAAGAAGCCCTGCACAAAACTATGAGTGAAGGAAAAGTGACCTTTTTCAGCCGCAGCAAAAAACGGTTGTGGACAAAAGGCGAGGAGAGCGGCAACCACCTGCTGGTAAAGGAAATCCTGAGCGATTGTGATAACGACACCCTGCTGGTTAAAGCCCAGCCCCTGGGGCCCACCTGCCATACCGGTGCAGATACCTGCTGGAGCGAACGCAACCACTCCGATGATTTTTTGTATTACCTGCAGGATATCATTGAATTGCGTAAGAAAAGCGAAGACGAGAAATCGTATGTAAAACAGCTTTTTAACAAAGGCATCAATAAAATTGCCCAAAAAGTGGGCGAAGAAGCTGTGGAGCTGGTTATTGAGGCAAAAGATAGCAACGAAGCCCTTTTTCTGAACGAAGCGGCCGATCTGATGTTCCATTATTTGGTATTACTTAACGCAAAAGGTTATACATTGCAACAGGTAGTAAGTATTTTACAAAACCGACATTCCAATAAAAAGTAA
- a CDS encoding TlpA disulfide reductase family protein codes for MKKLIAGLFLLPVAVMAQQKGFVITGTITGLVENSKVSLVDMNKPADTLAKGKVAKGTFVLKGTVTDPNLYQLNFDGSGKKSVLFIGNDNVTIKGDIKNTQQFDIKGSASQSDFTEFQKTFNPLFQTLTQLNQQVSGQRPSDSLQAVYKKAYDAAVAAIDKFVAEKKSSPVAPFLLIVTRELEQDPVLLEKRFNQLTPAAQNGFYGKMLHQTIADAKVGAVGSDAIEFTQTDTIGKQVSLNSFRGKYVLVDFWASWCKPCRMENPNVVTAYKKFKDKNFTVLGVSLDRSREPWLQAIKDDGLMWTQVSDLQYWNNDAARKYKIESIPQNYLIDPNGKIVGKNLRGEELDAKLCELLGCK; via the coding sequence ATGAAGAAGCTGATAGCGGGACTTTTTTTGTTACCTGTTGCGGTGATGGCACAGCAAAAGGGATTTGTTATTACCGGTACCATTACCGGGCTGGTGGAAAACTCGAAAGTGTCCCTGGTGGATATGAACAAGCCTGCAGATACGCTGGCAAAAGGCAAAGTTGCCAAAGGAACTTTTGTTCTGAAAGGCACCGTGACGGATCCGAACCTGTACCAGTTGAATTTTGATGGAAGCGGAAAGAAATCGGTCTTATTTATCGGCAACGACAACGTTACTATCAAAGGCGATATCAAGAACACGCAGCAGTTTGATATAAAGGGTTCAGCCAGCCAAAGTGATTTTACCGAATTTCAGAAGACTTTCAACCCCCTGTTTCAAACGCTTACGCAGCTGAACCAGCAGGTGTCTGGCCAGCGTCCGAGCGACTCCCTGCAGGCCGTTTATAAAAAAGCCTACGATGCCGCCGTGGCCGCCATTGATAAATTTGTGGCAGAGAAAAAATCTTCGCCGGTAGCACCTTTCTTACTGATTGTTACCCGCGAACTGGAGCAGGACCCGGTATTACTGGAGAAACGCTTTAACCAGCTGACACCTGCCGCTCAAAATGGATTTTATGGCAAAATGTTACATCAAACCATTGCCGATGCCAAAGTAGGCGCAGTGGGCAGTGACGCCATTGAATTTACCCAAACCGATACCATTGGCAAACAGGTATCATTGAACTCGTTCAGAGGTAAATATGTGCTGGTTGATTTTTGGGCCAGCTGGTGCAAACCCTGCCGCATGGAAAACCCTAACGTTGTAACCGCTTATAAAAAGTTTAAAGACAAGAACTTTACCGTATTGGGAGTATCGCTCGACAGATCGCGTGAGCCCTGGTTACAGGCTATTAAAGACGATGGCCTTATGTGGACCCAGGTAAGCGACCTGCAATACTGGAATAACGATGCCGCCCGCAAGTATAAAATTGAAAGCATTCCACAGAATTACCTCATCGATCCCAATGGGAAGATAGTGGGTAAGAATTTGCGTGGGGAAGAATTGGATGCGAAGTTGTGTGAGTTGCTGGGATGCAAGTAA
- a CDS encoding DUF2911 domain-containing protein — translation MKKILIACLALTCYVVSYSQLLTPPSGGNKKAMVGERIGITDVTIHYDRPGVKGREGKIWGQLVPKGYTDQGFGTSKAAPWRAGANENTTIEFSTPVSIEGQALPAGKYGFFIAYDPDECTVIFSKNSTSWGSFFYDEKEDALRVKVKPASIDKSVEWLTYGFENETNTGATLALVWEKLKIPVKIETDYNNLQLESFRRELRSEKSFNPGWQNWNQAAQFCLQNNVDLDEGMQWAEDAISMPFIGQKNFVTLSTKAGYLKKSGKDAEADALMKEALPMGTVTELHNYARQLLQQKKSKEAFDVFKINYDKNPNEFTTQVGMARGYSAMGDYKKALGFAQKALPKAPDNGNKTNVEKMIATLTEGKDIN, via the coding sequence ATGAAAAAGATACTGATTGCTTGTTTAGCATTGACATGCTATGTCGTTTCTTACTCACAGTTATTAACCCCGCCTTCGGGTGGCAATAAGAAGGCGATGGTGGGCGAACGCATTGGTATTACCGATGTTACCATACATTACGACCGGCCGGGCGTTAAGGGGCGTGAAGGCAAGATCTGGGGCCAGCTGGTACCCAAAGGCTATACCGACCAGGGCTTTGGCACCAGTAAAGCAGCACCCTGGCGGGCAGGCGCCAATGAAAATACCACTATTGAATTTTCCACGCCGGTAAGCATTGAAGGACAGGCGCTGCCAGCCGGCAAATACGGGTTCTTCATTGCCTACGATCCGGATGAATGCACGGTTATCTTTTCAAAGAACTCAACTTCCTGGGGTAGTTTTTTCTACGATGAAAAAGAAGATGCCTTACGCGTAAAAGTAAAACCCGCGTCCATCGATAAAAGCGTGGAATGGTTAACGTACGGTTTCGAGAACGAAACCAACACCGGCGCTACCCTGGCGTTGGTTTGGGAGAAACTGAAGATCCCTGTTAAAATTGAAACCGATTATAACAACCTGCAACTGGAATCATTCCGGCGCGAGCTGCGCAGCGAAAAGTCCTTTAACCCCGGCTGGCAAAACTGGAACCAGGCCGCACAATTCTGTTTGCAAAACAATGTCGATCTTGATGAAGGTATGCAGTGGGCAGAAGATGCGATCAGTATGCCATTCATTGGTCAAAAGAACTTTGTTACGCTTTCTACCAAAGCCGGTTATTTAAAGAAGTCGGGGAAAGATGCGGAAGCCGATGCCCTGATGAAAGAAGCCCTGCCCATGGGCACAGTAACTGAGCTGCACAACTATGCCCGCCAGTTATTGCAGCAGAAAAAGAGCAAGGAAGCTTTTGATGTATTTAAAATAAACTACGACAAAAATCCCAACGAGTTCACCACCCAGGTAGGCATGGCCCGTGGTTATTCAGCGATGGGCGACTATAAGAAAGCCCTGGGCTTTGCCCAAAAGGCCCTGCCCAAAGCGCCCGATAACGGCAATAAGACGAATGTGGAGAAGATGATTGCCACGCTGACGGAGGGGAAGGACATTAATTGA